The following are from one region of the Sorghum bicolor cultivar BTx623 chromosome 2, Sorghum_bicolor_NCBIv3, whole genome shotgun sequence genome:
- the LOC8072253 gene encoding annexin D3 translates to MSTVAVPSPPPTASEDAESLRTALQGWRADKAALIGVLCRRTAAQRAAIRRAYAFLYREPLLNCFRYKLSRHCILSVDFWKAMILWTMDPAERDANLVHEAVKKKKKDESYVSVLVEVSCASTPDHLMAVRNIYRKLFSSSVEEDVASSPALQEPLKKMLLRLVSSYRYAGEHVDMDVAKLEAAQLSEAIREKRLHGDEVARIISTRSKPQLRATFQQYKDDQGTDIVEDIGSSNCCGGGGGGNQLAGMLRSAVLCLASPEKHFAEVIRYSILGLGTYEDMLTRVIVSRAEVDMEQIKEEYRARYGSAVSLDVAGDTSFGYRDMLLALLGGQE, encoded by the exons ATGTCCACCGTCGCCGTCCCGAGCCCTCCGCCGACCGCCTCCGAGGACGCCGAGAGCCTGAGGACCGCGCTCCAAG GATGGCGCGCGGACAAGGCCGCTCTGATCGGTGTCCTGTGCCGGCGCACGGCGGCGCAGCGGGCGGCCATCCGGCGCGCCTACGCCTTCCTCTACCGGGAGCCCCTCCTCAACTGCTTCCGCTACAAGCTCTCCCGCCACTGCATCCTCTCCGTCGATTTCTGG AAAGCGATGATCCTGTGGACGATGGATCCGGCTGAACGGGACGCGAACCTGGTGCACGAggcggtgaagaagaagaagaaggacgagAGCTACGTCTCGGTGCTGGTCGAGGTGTCGTGCGCTTCCACCCCGGACCACCTCATGGCCGTCAGGAACATCTACCGCAAGCTCTTCAGCTCCTCCGTCGAGGAAGACGTCGCGTCTTCTCCTGCGCTCCAAGAGCCCCTCAAGAAG ATGTTGCTCCGTCTTGTGAGCTCCTACCGATACGCCGGCGAGCACGTCGACATGGACGTCGCGAAGCTGGAGGCGGCTCAGCTGTCAGAGGCCATCAGAGAGAAGCGTTTGCACGGGGACGAGGTTGCCCGGATCATCAGCACCCGAAGCAAGCCTCAGCTCAGAGCGACGTTCCAGCAGTACAAGGACGACCAAGGAACAGACATCGTCGAG GATATCGGCAGCAGCAattgctgcggcggcggcggcggcggcaaccaGCTCGCCGGGATGCTGCGGAGTGCCGTCCTGTGCTTAGCGTCGCCGGAAAAGCACTTTGCAGAG GTCATCAGGTACTCGATCTTGGGACTGGGGACGTACGAGGACATGCTCACGAGGGTGATCGTGTCGCGGGCGGAGGTCGACATGGAGCAGATCAAGGAGGAATACAGGGCGAGGTACGGGAGCGCCGTGAGCCTCGACGTCGCCGGCGACACCTCCTTCGGCTACAGGGACATGTTGCTGGCCTTACTAGGGGGGCAGGAGTAA